The Planctomycetia bacterium sequence GCGAGCAGCTCGCCGTCGAGCACGGTGCCCGCGGGCAGCCCCGCGGCCGCCCGGACGATGTCCGGGAACACGTCGTGCACCGGCTCCTCCCCCCGGCTCCAGATGGCGAGGTCGGCGCCGCGGCGGACGACCTGCGCCCGCATGCCGTCCCACTTCCATTCCGCCTGCCAGTCGGTCGGCGGGCCGAGGTCCGCGGCGACCTCGGCGGCCACCGTTCGGTCGAGCGCCGCGGCGAGGAAGAACGGATAGGGACGCCGATCGTCGGCTGGGCCGGGTGTGGGGGTGAGGAGCCGCTGGAAGGCGGCCCCGTCGGTGATGGGATCGCCGACCAGCCTGTGGGCCATCACCGCAGGCTCGACGCCGGCCAGTTCGGCGAGGGCCCGGGCCACGAGCGTCCGCGACACGCCGACACGGCAGCCACCGGTGAGAAACTTGTGCCAGACGATCCGCTCCCGCGGGGCGAGCCGCCGCCAGGTGCCGAGCACCACCTCCTTCTTGCGGGCCTCGTCGGCCGACCGGAGCTCGTGGACGCTGCTCCGCATCAGTGCGGCAAGGCCGATGCCGTCGGCTCCAGCCCCCGGGTGGTCCGGCAGGATCAGGGCCAGGGTCTCGGCGAGGTCGCCGACGTGCGCGTAGCACTCCTCGACGAGCCAGGGGGCGAGCCCGGTCGCCTCGGCCGCCCAGGCCCGGAGCTGGCCCGTCGTCACGGCCCGCAACTGCCGAGCGCCGCACAGCACCGCCAGGGCGCAGGCCGCATCGTCCGCCGGCGTCGCCGCGAAGTACTCGCGCAGGGCATCGACCTTCTCGCCGGTCCGCGAGGTGGCGTCGAGCCGCCAGTAGAGTTCGGTGAATCGCTTCATCGGCAGGGACCAGTGAGACTGCGAGCGGCGACGATCCGCCGAGCGCGATTCCAGCGTACACCGAAAGGACGCACGCCGAAGGGGCATCCGGGGCAGGCGGCGGAATGCCGCGCGGTGCGTGTGCCGACGCGCCCGCGGTCGTCAGACGGAATCCTCGGTGTCGGCGGTCGGCACTTCCTCCGTCGCATCCTCCGGCGCC is a genomic window containing:
- the lig2 gene encoding ATP-dependent DNA ligase, with amino-acid sequence MKRFTELYWRLDATSRTGEKVDALREYFAATPADDAACALAVLCGARQLRAVTTGQLRAWAAEATGLAPWLVEECYAHVGDLAETLALILPDHPGAGADGIGLAALMRSSVHELRSADEARKKEVVLGTWRRLAPRERIVWHKFLTGGCRVGVSRTLVARALAELAGVEPAVMAHRLVGDPITDGAAFQRLLTPTPGPADDRRPYPFFLAAALDRTVAAEVAADLGPPTDWQAEWKWDGMRAQVVRRGADLAIWSRGEEPVHDVFPDIVRAAAGLPAGTVLDGELLAVRDHRLLGFAALSKRSGRRRVTKAVLADIPCTFVAYDVLEANGVDLRDRPLGDRRGILERLVPDCFAGFLQGRFGQGNADRIYRSPLVAGTSWEALADHRAEARSRGVEGLMLKRLASSYGVGRTRGDWWKWKIEPLEIDAVLLYAQAGHGRRAGLHSDYTLGVWHEGRLVTIAKAYSGLSDAEIVEVDRIVRATTLEKHGPVRICRPTLVFQLAFEGVAHSTRHKSGVAVRFPRIVRWRKDKEPATAGQLADLCRMIAATESGEHR